In Leifsonia sp. PS1209, the genomic stretch CCACCTGGATGAGGAAGTCGAGACGCAGCTTGATCTCGCGCAGCACCTGGGCGGCGATCTTCTCCTCGCGCTCGGTGAGGTGCAGCTTGTCCATGAAGACGCGCGCGTCGCTGAGGCTCAGCTCGGAGGCGTCGGCGATGCTCGCGCCGTGCACGAGAACGGCGAGCACTTCGGGCTTCAGCCGCTTGCCGCCGCACACGGAGCACGGCACCTCGCGGAGGTACTCCGCCCAGCGCGCACGCTGCGTGTCGGTCTCGGCCTGCAGGTACTGGCGCTCGATGTACGGCACGACGCCCTCGAAGCCCGAGGTGTAGCTCATCTCACGGCCGTAGCGGTTCTTCCACTTGACCTTGACCTCGAAGTTGTCGCCGCGCATGACCGCGTTGCGCACCTCGTCCGGGAGCTTCTTCCACGGCGTCTTCAGCGAGAACTTGAGGTCGCGGGCGAGCCCGTCGAGCAGCTTCTCGTAGTACTGGAACAGTCCCTTGCCCTGCGTGGTCCACGGCACGATGACGCCGTCGGCGATGCTGAGGTCTTCGTCGCCGAGCAGCAGGTCTTCATCCACCGCCATGCGCGTGCCGAGGCCGGAGCACTCCGGGCAGGCGCCGAACGGCGCGTTGAACGAGAAGGTTCGCGGCTCGATCTCGGTGAGCTGGATGGGGTGGTTGTTGGGGCAGGACAGCTTCTCGCTGAACGTGCGCCACGCATCCGGGCCCTCTTTGTCGACGAAGTTGACCTGGACCAGCCCGTCGGTGAGCCGCAGCGCGGTCTCCAGCGAGTCGGTGAGGCGGCTCAGGATGTCCGGCCCGGCGACCAGACGGTCGACGACCACCGAGATGTCGTGCTTGTACTGCTTCTTGAGCGTCGGGGGCTCGCTGAGCTGGATCTGCTGGCCGTCGACGATGGCGCGCGAGTATCCGGATGCCGCGAGCTCCTTGAAGAGGTCGACGAACTCGCCCTTCTTCTGCGAGACGACGGGGCTGACCACCTGGTAGCGCCTGCCTGCTTCGAGCTCCATCAGCTGGTCGGCGATCTGCTGCACGGTCTGGCGCTGGATGGGCTCACCGCAGACCGGGCAGTGCGGGACGCCGATGCGCGCCCAGAGCAGACGCATGTAGTCGTAGATCTCGGTGATCGTTCCGACCGTGGACCGCGGGTTGCGGTTGGTGGACTTCTGGTCGATCGACACGGCGGGGCTCAGGCCCTCGATGAAGTCGACATCCGGTCGGTCGACCTGTCCGAGGAACTGCCTGGCGTACGCCGACAGCGACTCGACGTATCGGCGCTGCCCCTCGGCGAAGATCGTGTCGAAGGCGAGCGACGACTTGCCGGAACCGGACAGCCCGGTGAAGACCACGAGCGAGTCCCTCGGGATCTCGAGGTCGACATTGTGCAGGTTGTGCACCCGCGCTCCTCGCACGCTGAGGTGTGAACCCGTCACCTTGCCCATAACCACCCGATCAATTTCAGTCACTCGATCAATTCTCCGCTACTCGTCGCCCCAGGTCGGCTGTGTTCGCCCAGCGCAGATCGCACGCCGGCACAGATCGAAGATATGTTCGATTGTACCGGTTCATCGACAGACCTGTCACCGCTCGCCGCCGAGTCTATGCCGGACCACCGACATTGCTACCGGGGATCGTCCTGCTGCCCCGCCGGACGGTGCGGACGGCGCAGCAGCAGAGGCGCCGCGACGAGGAAGAGCGCCACGACCGCGACCCCGGTGAGCACCGCCGGCCACACCGTCGCACCGCCCCCGGCACTCGTCGTGAGCGCGAGCAGCCCGACCGCGGCGAGCTGCACGGACACCTGGACGATCACGAACCGCAGCAGCGACGGCAGCAGCACGGCGGGCTGCAGCCGGGCGAGCGGCGGCACCACGAGCATCCACGATGCCGTCAGGTGCAGAGCATGCGCCCCGGCGATCAGCGCGTACACCCGCCACTCGCCGACGGACTGCGGATGCAGCAGCACGGTGAACGCGAGCGCCCCGATGAGGAACCACGCCGTCAGCCAGCGCGGCACCGCGACGGCCGCGGCTGTGAGGGCGAGCGACACGGCCAGCCAGAATCCGGAGTCTGCGACGGTCAGGCAGAGCGCGAGGGCGATGGCGCCGAAGAGGGCACGGACAGTCCACCCGGGAACGGTGACGCCGAGCACGGGTTCTGTGGCGTTTGCGCCGCTCACCGGGACCTCCTCGGCCTGCTCAGCTCGCGGAGGCGCGCATCCCTTGTGCCAGATTCGGCTCCGTTGTCGTCGCTGTCCTGCCAGGCGAGCACGTCGATGCCCGCCGCGGCCAGCCGGCCGAAACGCAGAGCGCGCTCGACCTCGACGACTTTCAGCGCCAGCCGCTCCCTCGGGGGAAGGTCGCGCGTGAGCCTGGCTGGCAGCACATCCACCGCGATCACCCGGTGCCCGGCGGCCCGCCAGACGAGCGCGAGGCGCAGCGGCTGCTCGTCGAGGAACGTCGACATCACGTAGACGAGCGCGCCGGGGGCGAGGATCGGCGCGCGCACCCGCTCGGTGGCCGCACCGCGCGGGCCGGTGAGCTCGACGGCGCGCGACACCCGGTGCAGATGCCTGGCGCCCGCCCGGGGAGGGATGGCGCGGGCAGGGTCCGCCAGGTCGTCGAAGCCGACCCTGTCCCCCGCCGCGACGTACGCTCCGGCCAGCGAGACGACCGCCTCCCGCGCGAGATCCTGCGACGAGACGCCGGGCAGTGGATGCATGGCCGCCCAGTCCGCGACGCTCCCGGTGAGATCGTCCCTGCTGTCGATCACGAACTGGACGGCGGCGTCGGAGGTGGCCATCGTGCGGCGGACGAACAGCTCACCGGCGCTCTGCGCCCGCCGGGCGGTCGCTTTCCAGTCGATGCGGCGCAGCCTGTCCCCCGGCTGGAAACGGTCGACATCCCGGAACTCGCCCCCATCCCCCGGACGCGCCGACGGGTGCGGCCCGGTCAGCCCGATCAGCCGGGCCGGAAGCGGCAGACTCCGCACCGGCACGACCCGCGGACGGACCACCCGGTCGAGCGCGGGCGCCGCCGCGGTGTCGCCGACGAACGACGCGTCTGCGCCGATGACGCGGGCGGTCAGCCGCAGCAGCCGCTGGGGGCCGGAGTGCACGACGACGATGTCGGCCGGGATGCGCGCCGCGGAACGCGGGGTGAGCACGGTATCGAGCGGCGGGCGGTTCGGGAGCGCGATGCGGACGCCGACAGCGTCGATGCGGGTGGGCGCGGTGGAGGTGGGGGTGGTGACGGAGCCGATTGCGCGCACGATGGCGCCTTGAGTGGTGCGGGTGGGCGCGGTGGTCTCGGTCGTGGGGATCGACGGGCTGGTGGAGGAAGCAGGAGCTGCTGGGGAGCGGCCAGTGGACCCGTCGCGTGCGGGCTCGACCGACGCCGAGAACGCGAGCGGGATGCGGTCGCCGGGGCGGCGGTCCCAGCCGTAGGCCGCCGCGATGAGCAACGGGACGCCGACCAGGGCCAGCTCGACCCTGCTCGCGATGAAACCGGCGCCGAGGCAGACGAGCGCGACGACCAGCGCCGCGACGACGGCCGGGCTGAGGTCCCACGGGGTGGCCGCGGTGGTTGCGGGGGTGGCGGCGGGGGTGGCGGCAGCGGTGGCCGCGGTGGCGGCGGTGGCCGCGGCGGCAGCAGTGGTCGCGGAGGCGGCTGGGGTGGCGGCGGTCGTCGGCGTCGTAGGGGCTTGCGACGGGCGGCCCGGCTCCTCGGCGGTCACCCGGGGAGCCCCGCATCCGGGACAGTCGCGCGGGCCGCATCCCGTGCTGCTCCGACCGACGGAGGACCGGGCACCGAGTTGACCACCTCGGTGACCACCTGGGAGGCCTGCACACCGCTCGTCCAGGCTTGGACGGTGAGCGAGAGGCGGTGCGCGAGGACGGGCACCGCGACGGCTTTGACGTCGTCGGGGATCACGAAGTCGCGTCCGGCCATCACGGCGCGAGCGCGCGCGACGAGTAGCAGCCCCTGCGAACCGCGCGGCGACGCCCCCACCTCCACCGACCGGTGACGACGCGTGGCCGCGGCGAGGGCGACGCAGTATGCGGCGATGTCCTCGTCGACGTCGACCAGCTCGACGCCGTCCTGCATGGCACGGAGGGTGGCGGCGTCGATCACCGGCTCGACCGTCGCGACCTCCCTGCGCCTGCTCACCCGCGCGAGCAGCACGCGGCTCTCGCCCTGCGCATCCGGATAGCCGACGCTCAGCCGCACCATGAACCGGTCGAGCTGCGCCTCCGGCAGTGCGTACGTGCCCTCGAACTCGATGGGGTTGGAGGTGGCGACCACGTGGAAGGGCTCCGGCAGCGGGAAGCTCTGGCCCTCGACGGTGACCTGACCCTCGGCCATCGCCTCCAGCAGCGCGGACTGGGTCTTCGGCGAGGTGCGGTTGATCTCGTCGGCGAGGAACAGGCCGGTGAAGATCGGCCCCGGGCGGAAGACGAACTCGGCCGACGCAGGTGCGTACACGAAGGAGCCGGTGATGTCGGCGGGGAGCAGGTCGGGGGTGCACTGCAGGCGCCGGAAATCGAGACCGATGGCCGACGCGATACTGCGCGCGGCGAGCGTTTTGCCGAGGCCAGGGACGTCCTCGAACAGCACGTGACCCCCGGCGAGGATGGTCGCCAGTGCCAGTTCGAGCGCCGGGCGCATCCCGACGACGACGCTGCCGACACGGTCGAGGATATCGCCGCTCAGCCGGGCGATCTCAGCGACGGGGAGCGCAGCGGGACGTGCGGCGGGTCGTGCGGCGGGGAGGTCGCGGGAGGCGGCGGGCAGGTCGGGGGTGGCGGCTGTCATGGGTGCGGCTCCTGGGGCGGGGTGGGGGCGGTGGATGCGATGGGGACGGTGGATGCGATGGGGGCGGTGGATGCGATGGGGGCGGTGGATGCGATGGGGGCTGTGGATGCGGTGGACGCGGTGGGGGCGGTGGATGCTGCGTGTGGCTCGGCTCTGCCGACCGTGTGGTGGTCGCCCCCGTCGCCGTCGGGGTCGACGGGGCCGATCGGGGCTTCGGCGAGGCGGGCGAGGGCGGTGACGATCGCCTCGAAGGTGGCGGGCTTCGGGGACTCGGCGGTGCCCCGGCGGAGGAGACGGACCGTGTCGGGGCCGAGGAGGCGGGCGATCTCGGGGGCGTCTGCGGGGTTGTCGAGGTCGAGGCCGTGGAGTTCGAGGGTGCTGGCCGTGACGGAGCGGAGGCGACGGACAGCCTCGGGCGCGACTCCCCCGCCGCGGGTGTGCAGCGCCCAGCCGAGCTGGGACACGTCGCGGCGGGCACCGTCGCGCGGGAGCACGGGGTCGGGAAGCCAGTCCACTCCCGCCTGCTCGCCGAGAACCGTCGCGCAGGCACCGGCCGCCAGGATGATCGCGGCCAGACCGATGGCGTGCTCGGGGTCGAGGCCGAAGAACCAGGCGACGAAGCCAGCGACTGCCGCGAGCAGGATGCACCCGGCGATGCGCCAGCGGAAACCGACGGAGAACAGGAGACGCCTGCTGGGGGCGCGCGCGGGCGCGAGGTGCTCGGCCGCAGCGGCGCGCTCGTCCCCGGTCACCGCGGGCCTCCGGTTGCGCTGCGGGGCGCCGTGGTCCAGGACGCGCGGAGCGCATCCACTGCGGAGCGGGCGCGGGCGACCTCGTCGGCCGTGACCGGTGCCGCGCTGAAACGCGCGAGCAGGTAAAGGTCGAGGAGGGTGGTGGCGGCGTCGCGGTCGGTGGCGACGCGGACGACGACGCGGGTGGTGAACTCGCCGGGGGTTTCGGCGGGGAGTCTGCGCATCCCGGAGTCTGTGGCCGCCTCTTCGAGTCCGAGCCAGGCGCGTTCGATGGCGTCTCGGGGTTCGCGCGGTTCGGTCAGGCGGTCGTAGGCCAGGTCGAGGCCGCGGCGGACCTGGACGGGTTCCGGGGTCGGCTCATCCTCGGGTGGCGCGTCGCCGAGGGCGTCGGGGAGGAGCGGCAACGCATCCCGTTCCGGGAGGGTGAGACGGCGACGGACCGCTCGCCAGATGAGTGCTGCGACGACGACGAGCACGATCACGGCGGCGGCGACCACGAACCAGGAGATGTCGAACCGCGTGACGTGCTGCAGCTCGCGCGGAGCCGGTGACCCGGAGGCGGTGGGGCCCGTCAGGTTCTGCGGGAGCGGGGGCTGGGATTCCGCGGGAGGGACCCAGCGCATCCCGGAGAAGACCGGGGCGCCCTGCACGGCCAGCGCGACCACGGCGATGAGCGCGAGCGCCGAGCAGGCGAGCAGCATCCGATGACGCTTCATCGCCCCGCCGTCGTCATCGCGCTCACCTTGCCACCGTATACCGGTCGCCCGATGGAGAGCCCGAGGCCCACTCAGCCCAGGTGGCCCGCCTTCTCCATCTGGCGGAGGTCGCGCTTGAGGTCGCCGAGTTCGTCGCGGAGGCGCGCGGCCAGCTCGAACTTCAGTTCGCCGGCGGCGGCGAGCATCTGGCCGTTGAGGTCGGCGATGAGAGCCTCGAGTTCGTTCGCGCCCTGCGCGGCGATGCCGCCCTTGCGGAGGTTGGGCGTCGGGCTCTTCTTCTTCGCCTCGCGGCCGGCCAGCATCGCTGCCGTGTCCGCGCCCTCGCGGGCGAGCACGTCGGTGATGTCGGCGATGCGCTTGCGCAGCGGCTGCGGGTCGATGCCGTTGACCCTGTTGTACTCGACCTGCCGCTCGCGGCGGCGGGTGGTCTCCTCGATGGCGTTCTTCATCGAGTCGGTCAGCACGTCCGCGTACATGTGGACCTGGCCGGAGACGTTGCGCGCCGCGCGGCCGATGGTCTGGATGAGCGAGGTCGACGACCGCAGGAAGCCTTCCTTGTCCGCATCCAGGATCGCCACGAGCGACACCTCGGGGAGGTCGAGACCCTCGCGCAGCAGGTTGATGCCGACGAGCACGTCGTAGACACCCGCGCGCAGCTCGGTGAGGAGCTCGACCCGGCGGAGGGTGTCGACGTCGGAGTGCAGGTAGCGGACCTTGACGCCGGCCTCGGCGAGGAAGTCGGTGAGCTCCTCCGCCATCTTCTTGGTCAGCGTGGTGACCAGGACGCGCTCGTCGCGCTCGACGCGCAGCCGGATCTCTTCGAGCAGGTCGTCGATCTGGCCCTTGGTGGGCTTCACGACGATCTCCGGGTCGACGAGACCGGTCGGGCGGATGATCTGCTCGACGACGCCGTCGGCGATGCCCATCTCGTAGCGGCCGGGCGTGGCGGACAGGTAGACCGTCTGGCCGACGCGGTCTTTGAACTCGTTCCACTTGAGCGGGCGGTTGTCGAGCGCGCTCGGCAGGCGGAACCCGTGCTCGACCAGCGTGCGCTTGCGCGAGGAGTCGCCCTCGTACATCGCGCCGATCTGCGGCACGGTGACGTGCGACTCGTCGATGACCACGAGGAAGTCGTCCGGAAAGTAGTCGAGCAGGCAGTTCGGCGCCTCGCCGGGCTGACGGCCGTCGATGTGGCGCGAGTAGTTCTCGATGCCGGAGCAGAAGCCGATCTGCTCCATCATCTCGATGTCGAACTGGGTGCGCATCCTGAGCCGCTGCGCTTCGAGCAGCTTGCCCTCGCGCTCCAGCTCGACCAGCCGGTCGTGCAGCTCGGTCTGGATGGTGCCGATGGCGCGCTGCATCGTGGCGGGGCTGGCCGCGTAGTGCGTCGCGGGGAAGATCGAGATCGCGTCGACCTTGGAGATGATCTCGCCGGTGAGCGGGTGCAGTGTGTAGATGGCCTCGATCTCGTCGCCGAAGAGCTCGATGCGCACCGCGTTCTCTTCGTAGACCGGGATGATCTCGATGGTGTCGCCGCGCACGCGGAACTTGCCGCGCGAGAAGTCGATGTCGTTGCGCTCGTACTGCATGCCGACGAAACGACGGATGAGCTTGTCGCGCCCGACGTTCTCCCCCACCTGCAGGGCCACCATCGCCTCGAGGTATTCCTCCGCGGCGCCGAGGCCGTAGATGCAGGACACGGTGGAGACCACGACGACATCGCGACGGCTGAGCAGCGAGTTGGTGGTGGAGTGCCGCAGCCGCTCGACCTCCGCGTTGATCGAGGAGTCTTTCTCGATGAAGGTGTCCGTCTGCGGGACGTATGCCTCCGGCTGGTAGTAGTCGTAGTAGGAGACGAAGTATTCGACCGCGTTGTTGGGCATGAGCTCACGGAACTCGTTGGCCAGCTGGGCGGCGAGGGTCTTGTTGTGGGCGAGCACGAGCGTCGGCCGCTGCACCTGCTCGATCAGCCAGGCCGTGGTGGCCGACTTGCCTGTTCCCGTCGCGCCGAGCAGCACGACGTCGGTCTCGCCGGCGTTGATGCGACCGGCGAGTTCGGCGATGGCCTGCGGCTGGTCGCCGCTCGGCTGGTATTCGCTGACGACCTCGAAGGGACGGACGGCGCGCGTGGGTTGCATGTGTCCAGTCTAGGAAGGACCACCGACATTCCTGGCGGTGTGCGCTCTGAGCGGAACGGCTGTCAGCCGCGCAGCCTGTCCCACAGCGCGTCGGTCTGCGCGAGCGTCTGCTCCAGGGTGCCGTCGGTGTCGATCACCACGTCGGCAACCGCCAGACGCTCCTCGTCGGTCGCCTGCGAGCCGACCCTGCGCCGTGCCTCCGCCTCGTCCGTCCCCCGCAGCTCCACCAGCCTCCGGATGCGCGTGTCCGCGGACGCGTGCGCCACCACGATCAGATCGAACGGGTACTCGTTGGCCGACTCGACCAGCAGGGGCACGTCGTAGACGACGACGGCATCCGGATCGGCCTCCCCCGCCGCACGGAAACGCTCGGTGGACAGGTCGAGCACCGCGGGGTGGGTGATCGCATTCAGCCGCAGCCGCGCATCCTCGTCGGCGAAGATGATCGCACCGAGTGCCGGCCGGTCGAGGCTGCCGTCCCCGCGGATCACCTGCGGCCCGAACGTCTCGGCGATCTGCGCGAGCGCCGGGGTGCCCGGCTCGACCACCTCCCTCGCGATGCGGTCGGCGTCGACGACGACGGCCCCGTGTTCGGCGAGGCGGCGGGCGATGGTCGATTTGCCGGAGGCGATCCCACCGGTGAGTCCGATCAGCTGCACCAGACCATGCTAGCCGCGTCGTGCCGCCGCCGGCACGCTCGCGTTAACGCCGGAACGGCCGGCCCCGTGAGGGACCGGCCGTTCCGGATGAACCGCTTAGGAGTTCGAGCTGAGCTTCTCGCGCAGAGCGGCGAGCGACTCGTCGTCGGCCAGCGTTCCGCCCGAGGTGGACTCGGAGGTGAAGGTCGAACCGCCGGTGGACGCGGTGCCCTCGGCTGCGGCCTCTTCGAGACCCTTGGCGACCTGCTTCTTGTGGGCCTCCCAGCGAGCCTGGGCTGCAGCGTAGTCCTGCTCCCACTTCTCGCGCTGGGCCTCGAAGCCTTCCTTCCACTCGTTCGTCTCGGGGTCGAAGCCCTCAGGGTACTTGTAGTTGCCCTGGTCGTCGTACTCCGTGAGCATGCCGTAGAGCGCCGGGTCGAACTCGGTGCCCTCGGGGTCGACGCCCTCGTTCGCCTGCTTCAGCGAGAGGGAGATGCGACGACGCTCGAGGTCGATGTCGATGACCTTGACGAAGACCTCGTCGCCGACCGAAACGACCTGCTCGGCGAGCTCGACGTGCTTGCCGGACAGCTCCGAGATGTGCACGAGGCCCTCGATGCCGTCTGCGACGCGCACGAACGCACCGAACGGAACCAGCTTGGTGACCTTGCCCGGTGCGACCTGACCGATCGCGTGGGTGCGGGCGAAGACCTGCCACGGGTCCTCCTGCGTCGCCTTGAGCGACAGCGAGACGCGCTCGCGGTCCAGGTCGACCTCGAGGATCTCGACGGTGACTTCCTGACCGACCTCGACGACCTCGGAGGCGTGCTCGATGTGCTTCCAGGAGAGCTCGGAGACGTGGACGAGACCGTCGACGCCGCCCAGGTCGACGAACGCACCGAAGTTGACGATCGACGACACGACACCCTTGCGGACCTGACCCTTGTGCAGGTTGTTCAGGAACGTGGTGCGGCTCTCGGACTGGGTCTGCTCGAGCAGGGCACGGCGCGACAGGACCACGTTGTTGCGGTTCTTGTCGAGCTCGAGGATCTTCGCCTCGATCTCCTGGCCGAGGTACGGCGTGAGGTCACGCACGCGGCGGAGCTCGATGAGCGACGCCGGGAGGAAGCCACGGAGGCCGATGTCGACGATGAGTCCACCCTTGACGACCTCGATCACGGTACCGGTGACAACGCCATCGGCTTCCTTGATCTTCTCGACGTCGCCCCACGCGCGCTCGTACTGCGCACGCTTCTTGGACAGGATGAGGCGGCCTTCCTTGTCCTCCTTCTGGAGAACGAGCGCCTCGACGGTGTCGCCGACCTCGACGACCTCGGTGGGGTCGACGTCGTGCTTGATGGAGAGTTCGCGGGAGGGGATGACACCCTCGGTCTTGTAACCGACGTCGAGGAGGACCTCGTCGCGGTCGATCTTGACGACGGTACCTTCGATGAGGTCTCCGTCGTTGAAGAACTTCAGCGTCTTTTCGACCGCGGCAAGAAAGTCTTCAGCAGATCCGATGTCGTTGATGGCGACCTGCTTGGGTGCCTTGTCGGTCGTTGCGGTTGTCATGTAGTGAGTGCTCCGTTATGGACATAATTCAGGCCGGTCGCGATAGTGCTTCTGTTTTGTTCCGCGAACGGCAGGCGGATAGAGGTGCCACAAATGTGACAGTCCAGTCTAGCTGTGTAATGCGGTGGGCGGCAAGCCGCGGGCGGCGACGATCTCGGCGAGTGCCGGCTCGAGGTCCGGTTGAGCGAATTCGTAGCCGGCTTCGAGCAGCCGTTCCGGCACGACCCAGCGGCTTTTCAGCACGAGTTCGGTCTCGGTGCGGATCGCGATCGAGCCGACCTCGAGCATCCACCGGTATGCCGGGAACCCGAACGGCACGCCCAGGACGCGTCGCAGCGTGGCCATGAAGGTGCGGTTGTCCGTGGGGTTCGGCGACGACACGTTGACAACGCCGTCGAGCTCCGGATGCGCGCGCACGAACTCGATGACACCCAGCACGTCCCGGATGTGCACCCAGCTGAACCGCTGCCGCCCTCCGCGGGCGCGGAACTCGTGGAAGGTGCCGGCATTCCTGCGCGCGGCCGTCGCGAACCACGGCCCGTCGACCTGCGGGCCGCCGAGCCCGAACTGCGCGAGCCTGATCAGCGGGGCGAGCGCGCTCCCGTCGCCGAGCACGATGGCCATCCGCAGCGCGACGCGGCGGGTGTACGGCAGGTCTCGCTCGAAGAACGCCCTCTCCCACGCCGTGGCGACGTTCACCGAGAATCCCGTGCCGAGTTCACCGCCGCGCTCGGTCATCGCGCGGTCCTCCGCGTGACGGTAGATGGTGGCGGTGGACGAGTTGATCCAGAGCGGAGGAGGACTGTCGCTCGCGGCGATCGCGTCGCCGATGGCCCTGGTGGTGTCGAGCCGCGAGCGGAACACCTCGGCGCGGTTGGCGTCCGTGTAGCGGCAGTTGACGCTCTTGCCGGCCAGGTTGACGACCAGGTCGGCACCGTCGACAACCCGCCGGATGCTGTCCTGGTCGGCCCAGGTGGCATCAGTGCCTCTGCGTCCGATGGTCTGCACGACGGCCCCGGATGCGCGGAACGCCTCCGTCAGGTACGGGCCGATGAATCCGGATGCCCCGGCGATGACGATGCGGTGGCTCACGCGTCCCGCTCCCCCTGTTCGATCTGATAGCGGAACGTCCCCGCGTATTCGTAGAGCCTACCGACGCCCGGCAGGTCGAGCCTGATCGAGACGAGCTGTGCATCCCGTTCGTCGTCGTAGCGCTCGGTGAGCTGCACCCGCGGAGCAAGCAGCCGCGGCACCGGGATGCGCGCCCTCCCGAGCAGGAACGCCACCCTGGTGGACGTGAGCG encodes the following:
- the uvrA gene encoding excinuclease ABC subunit UvrA, translating into MGKVTGSHLSVRGARVHNLHNVDLEIPRDSLVVFTGLSGSGKSSLAFDTIFAEGQRRYVESLSAYARQFLGQVDRPDVDFIEGLSPAVSIDQKSTNRNPRSTVGTITEIYDYMRLLWARIGVPHCPVCGEPIQRQTVQQIADQLMELEAGRRYQVVSPVVSQKKGEFVDLFKELAASGYSRAIVDGQQIQLSEPPTLKKQYKHDISVVVDRLVAGPDILSRLTDSLETALRLTDGLVQVNFVDKEGPDAWRTFSEKLSCPNNHPIQLTEIEPRTFSFNAPFGACPECSGLGTRMAVDEDLLLGDEDLSIADGVIVPWTTQGKGLFQYYEKLLDGLARDLKFSLKTPWKKLPDEVRNAVMRGDNFEVKVKWKNRYGREMSYTSGFEGVVPYIERQYLQAETDTQRARWAEYLREVPCSVCGGKRLKPEVLAVLVHGASIADASELSLSDARVFMDKLHLTEREEKIAAQVLREIKLRLDFLIQVGLNYLDLSRAAATLSGGEAQRIRLATQIGSGLTGVLYVLDEPSIGLHQRDNRRLIDTLVALRDLGNTLIVVEHDEDTIRTADWVVDIGPGAGVNGGHVVHSGSYDELLENRDSLTGDYLSGRKEIEIPAKRRKIDKKRMISVVGAEANNLKKVTVDFPLGTFVAVTGVSGSGKSSLVNDILYRVLANKLNGARKLPGKHKAVTGLENLDKVVHVDQAPIGRTPRSNPATYTGVFDRIRTLFSETMEAKSRGYLPGRFSFNVKGGRCEACSGDGTIKIEMNFLPDVYVACEVCGGARYNRDTLSVHYKGKNIAEVLDMPISEAAEFFRPISAIHRFLQTLVDVGLGYVRLGQSATTLSGGEAQRVKLATELQRRSNGRSVYVLDEPTTGLHFEDVRKLLLVLNGLLDKGNTVIVIEHNLDVIKSADWIIDMGPEGGAGGGEVIATGTPERVAETPGSHTGYFLKEILQGESARGAA
- the uvrB gene encoding excinuclease ABC subunit UvrB, with the translated sequence MQPTRAVRPFEVVSEYQPSGDQPQAIAELAGRINAGETDVVLLGATGTGKSATTAWLIEQVQRPTLVLAHNKTLAAQLANEFRELMPNNAVEYFVSYYDYYQPEAYVPQTDTFIEKDSSINAEVERLRHSTTNSLLSRRDVVVVSTVSCIYGLGAAEEYLEAMVALQVGENVGRDKLIRRFVGMQYERNDIDFSRGKFRVRGDTIEIIPVYEENAVRIELFGDEIEAIYTLHPLTGEIISKVDAISIFPATHYAASPATMQRAIGTIQTELHDRLVELEREGKLLEAQRLRMRTQFDIEMMEQIGFCSGIENYSRHIDGRQPGEAPNCLLDYFPDDFLVVIDESHVTVPQIGAMYEGDSSRKRTLVEHGFRLPSALDNRPLKWNEFKDRVGQTVYLSATPGRYEMGIADGVVEQIIRPTGLVDPEIVVKPTKGQIDDLLEEIRLRVERDERVLVTTLTKKMAEELTDFLAEAGVKVRYLHSDVDTLRRVELLTELRAGVYDVLVGINLLREGLDLPEVSLVAILDADKEGFLRSSTSLIQTIGRAARNVSGQVHMYADVLTDSMKNAIEETTRRRERQVEYNRVNGIDPQPLRKRIADITDVLAREGADTAAMLAGREAKKKSPTPNLRKGGIAAQGANELEALIADLNGQMLAAAGELKFELAARLRDELGDLKRDLRQMEKAGHLG
- the coaE gene encoding dephospho-CoA kinase, with the protein product MQLIGLTGGIASGKSTIARRLAEHGAVVVDADRIAREVVEPGTPALAQIAETFGPQVIRGDGSLDRPALGAIIFADEDARLRLNAITHPAVLDLSTERFRAAGEADPDAVVVYDVPLLVESANEYPFDLIVVAHASADTRIRRLVELRGTDEAEARRRVGSQATDEERLAVADVVIDTDGTLEQTLAQTDALWDRLRG
- a CDS encoding DUF58 domain-containing protein, whose amino-acid sequence is MTAEEPGRPSQAPTTPTTAATPAASATTAAAAATAATAATAAATPAATPATTAATPWDLSPAVVAALVVALVCLGAGFIASRVELALVGVPLLIAAAYGWDRRPGDRIPLAFSASVEPARDGSTGRSPAAPASSTSPSIPTTETTAPTRTTQGAIVRAIGSVTTPTSTAPTRIDAVGVRIALPNRPPLDTVLTPRSAARIPADIVVVHSGPQRLLRLTARVIGADASFVGDTAAAPALDRVVRPRVVPVRSLPLPARLIGLTGPHPSARPGDGGEFRDVDRFQPGDRLRRIDWKATARRAQSAGELFVRRTMATSDAAVQFVIDSRDDLTGSVADWAAMHPLPGVSSQDLAREAVVSLAGAYVAAGDRVGFDDLADPARAIPPRAGARHLHRVSRAVELTGPRGAATERVRAPILAPGALVYVMSTFLDEQPLRLALVWRAAGHRVIAVDVLPARLTRDLPPRERLALKVVEVERALRFGRLAAAGIDVLAWQDSDDNGAESGTRDARLRELSRPRRSR
- a CDS encoding DUF4129 domain-containing protein, whose translation is MKRHRMLLACSALALIAVVALAVQGAPVFSGMRWVPPAESQPPLPQNLTGPTASGSPAPRELQHVTRFDISWFVVAAAVIVLVVVAALIWRAVRRRLTLPERDALPLLPDALGDAPPEDEPTPEPVQVRRGLDLAYDRLTEPREPRDAIERAWLGLEEAATDSGMRRLPAETPGEFTTRVVVRVATDRDAATTLLDLYLLARFSAAPVTADEVARARSAVDALRASWTTAPRSATGGPR
- the rpsA gene encoding 30S ribosomal protein S1, whose protein sequence is MTTATTDKAPKQVAINDIGSAEDFLAAVEKTLKFFNDGDLIEGTVVKIDRDEVLLDVGYKTEGVIPSRELSIKHDVDPTEVVEVGDTVEALVLQKEDKEGRLILSKKRAQYERAWGDVEKIKEADGVVTGTVIEVVKGGLIVDIGLRGFLPASLIELRRVRDLTPYLGQEIEAKILELDKNRNNVVLSRRALLEQTQSESRTTFLNNLHKGQVRKGVVSSIVNFGAFVDLGGVDGLVHVSELSWKHIEHASEVVEVGQEVTVEILEVDLDRERVSLSLKATQEDPWQVFARTHAIGQVAPGKVTKLVPFGAFVRVADGIEGLVHISELSGKHVELAEQVVSVGDEVFVKVIDIDLERRRISLSLKQANEGVDPEGTEFDPALYGMLTEYDDQGNYKYPEGFDPETNEWKEGFEAQREKWEQDYAAAQARWEAHKKQVAKGLEEAAAEGTASTGGSTFTSESTSGGTLADDESLAALREKLSSNS
- a CDS encoding MoxR family ATPase; this encodes MTAATPDLPAASRDLPAARPAARPAALPVAEIARLSGDILDRVGSVVVGMRPALELALATILAGGHVLFEDVPGLGKTLAARSIASAIGLDFRRLQCTPDLLPADITGSFVYAPASAEFVFRPGPIFTGLFLADEINRTSPKTQSALLEAMAEGQVTVEGQSFPLPEPFHVVATSNPIEFEGTYALPEAQLDRFMVRLSVGYPDAQGESRVLLARVSRRREVATVEPVIDAATLRAMQDGVELVDVDEDIAAYCVALAAATRRHRSVEVGASPRGSQGLLLVARARAVMAGRDFVIPDDVKAVAVPVLAHRLSLTVQAWTSGVQASQVVTEVVNSVPGPPSVGAARDAARATVPDAGLPG